The Chanos chanos chromosome 16, fChaCha1.1, whole genome shotgun sequence genome has a window encoding:
- the ppp2r2bb gene encoding protein phosphatase 2, regulatory subunit B, beta b isoform X1 codes for MKCFSRYLPYLFRPPSTILSSSCHTEADIISTVEFNSTGELLATGDKGGRVVVFQREQESKSQPHRRGEYNVYSTFQSHEPEFDYLKSLEIEEKINKIRWLPQQNAAYFLLSTNDKTVKLWKISERDKRPEGYNLKDEDGRIRDPTTITALRVPVLRPMDLMVEATPRRIFSNAHTYHINSISVNSDYETYMSTDDLRINLWNLEITNRSFNIVDIKPANMEELTEVITAAEFHPNQCNTFVYSSSKGSVRLCDMRASALCDNHSKFFEEPEDPNNRSFFSEIISSISDVKFSHSGRYLMTRDYLTVKVWDMNMESKPLETYQVHDYLRSKLCSLYENDCIFDKFECVWNGSDSVLMTGSYNNFFRMFDRNTKRDVTLEASRENSKPRAILKPRKVCVGGKRRKDEISVDSLDFSKKILHTAWHPSENIIAVAATNNLYIFQDKVN; via the exons cTGACATCATATCCACGGTGGAGTTTAACTCCACTGGGGAACTCCTCGCCACAGGGGACAAAGGAGGACGGGTGGTGGTAtttcagagagagcaagag AGTAAGAGTCAGCCACACAGGAGAGGCGAGTATAACGTGTACAGCACTTTCCAGAGTCACGAACCGGAGTTCGACTACCTGAAGAGTCTGGAAATCGAAGAGAAGATCAACAAAATCCGTTGGCTGCCTCAACAGAATGCCGCCTATTTCCTGCTCTCCACCAATG ATAAGACGGTGAAGCTGTGGAAAATCAGCGAGAGAGACAAGAGACCGGAAGGGTACAACCTGAAGGACGAGGATGGAAGGATCCGAGACCCGACCACCATTACGGCTCTACGG GTGCCTGTCTTAAGGCCTATGGACTTGATGGTGGAGGCAACACCACGTCGCATTTTCTCCAACGCTCACACCTACCACATCAACTCCATCTCTGTCAACAGCGACTATGAGACCTACATGTCCACAGACGACCTGAGGATCAACCTGTGGAACCTGGAGATCACCAACAGGAGCTTTA ACATTGTTGACATAAAACCGGCCAACATGGAGGAGCTGACGGAGGTGATCACGGCGGCCGAGTTCCACCCAAACCAGTGCAACACGTTTGTCTACAGCAGCAGTAAGGGCTCCGTCCGCCTGTGTGACATGAGGGCCTCCGCTCTGTGTGACAACCACTCCAAGT TCTTCGAAGAGCCGGAGGACCCCAATAACCGCTCCTTCTTCTCCGAAATCATCTCCTCCATTTCGGACGTCAAGTTCAGCCACAGCGGCCGATACCTGATGACCCGCGACTATCTCACCGTGAAGGTTTGGGACATGAACATGGAGAGCAAACCTCTGGAAACGTATCAG GTCCATGACTATTTGAGAAGTAAGCTGTGCTCTCTATATGAGAATGACTGCATCTTTGACAAGTTCGAATGCGTTTGGAATGGATCGGACAG cGTGCTAATGACCGGCTCTTACAACAACTTCTTCCGCATGTTCGACCGTAACACCAAACGCGACGTCACCCTGGAAGCCTCCCGCGAAAACAGCAAGCCGCGGGCCATCCTCAAACCGCGCAAGGTGTGCGTGGGTGGCAAACGGCGTAAGGATGAGATCAGTGTGGACAGCTTGGACTTCAGCAAGAAGATCCTCCACACTGCCTGGCACCCCTCGGAGAACATCATCGCCGTGGCCGCGACCAACAACCTCTACATATTCCAGGACAAGGTCAACTAG
- the ppp2r2bb gene encoding protein phosphatase 2, regulatory subunit B, beta b isoform X2 — protein sequence MDEEIDTRKINNSFLRDHSYATEADIISTVEFNSTGELLATGDKGGRVVVFQREQESKSQPHRRGEYNVYSTFQSHEPEFDYLKSLEIEEKINKIRWLPQQNAAYFLLSTNDKTVKLWKISERDKRPEGYNLKDEDGRIRDPTTITALRVPVLRPMDLMVEATPRRIFSNAHTYHINSISVNSDYETYMSTDDLRINLWNLEITNRSFNIVDIKPANMEELTEVITAAEFHPNQCNTFVYSSSKGSVRLCDMRASALCDNHSKFFEEPEDPNNRSFFSEIISSISDVKFSHSGRYLMTRDYLTVKVWDMNMESKPLETYQVHDYLRSKLCSLYENDCIFDKFECVWNGSDSVLMTGSYNNFFRMFDRNTKRDVTLEASRENSKPRAILKPRKVCVGGKRRKDEISVDSLDFSKKILHTAWHPSENIIAVAATNNLYIFQDKVN from the exons cTGACATCATATCCACGGTGGAGTTTAACTCCACTGGGGAACTCCTCGCCACAGGGGACAAAGGAGGACGGGTGGTGGTAtttcagagagagcaagag AGTAAGAGTCAGCCACACAGGAGAGGCGAGTATAACGTGTACAGCACTTTCCAGAGTCACGAACCGGAGTTCGACTACCTGAAGAGTCTGGAAATCGAAGAGAAGATCAACAAAATCCGTTGGCTGCCTCAACAGAATGCCGCCTATTTCCTGCTCTCCACCAATG ATAAGACGGTGAAGCTGTGGAAAATCAGCGAGAGAGACAAGAGACCGGAAGGGTACAACCTGAAGGACGAGGATGGAAGGATCCGAGACCCGACCACCATTACGGCTCTACGG GTGCCTGTCTTAAGGCCTATGGACTTGATGGTGGAGGCAACACCACGTCGCATTTTCTCCAACGCTCACACCTACCACATCAACTCCATCTCTGTCAACAGCGACTATGAGACCTACATGTCCACAGACGACCTGAGGATCAACCTGTGGAACCTGGAGATCACCAACAGGAGCTTTA ACATTGTTGACATAAAACCGGCCAACATGGAGGAGCTGACGGAGGTGATCACGGCGGCCGAGTTCCACCCAAACCAGTGCAACACGTTTGTCTACAGCAGCAGTAAGGGCTCCGTCCGCCTGTGTGACATGAGGGCCTCCGCTCTGTGTGACAACCACTCCAAGT TCTTCGAAGAGCCGGAGGACCCCAATAACCGCTCCTTCTTCTCCGAAATCATCTCCTCCATTTCGGACGTCAAGTTCAGCCACAGCGGCCGATACCTGATGACCCGCGACTATCTCACCGTGAAGGTTTGGGACATGAACATGGAGAGCAAACCTCTGGAAACGTATCAG GTCCATGACTATTTGAGAAGTAAGCTGTGCTCTCTATATGAGAATGACTGCATCTTTGACAAGTTCGAATGCGTTTGGAATGGATCGGACAG cGTGCTAATGACCGGCTCTTACAACAACTTCTTCCGCATGTTCGACCGTAACACCAAACGCGACGTCACCCTGGAAGCCTCCCGCGAAAACAGCAAGCCGCGGGCCATCCTCAAACCGCGCAAGGTGTGCGTGGGTGGCAAACGGCGTAAGGATGAGATCAGTGTGGACAGCTTGGACTTCAGCAAGAAGATCCTCCACACTGCCTGGCACCCCTCGGAGAACATCATCGCCGTGGCCGCGACCAACAACCTCTACATATTCCAGGACAAGGTCAACTAG